A genomic window from Agreia sp. COWG includes:
- a CDS encoding enoyl-CoA hydratase/isomerase family protein: protein MTGEGDVLFEVRGRLAHITLNRPRAINALTHQMITQIGAALDEWALDDAISTVLLTGNGPRGLCAGGDVTQLHRHVVAGDVALAAEFLRDEYLVNNRIASYAKPFVAIMNGFVLGGGVGLSAHASHRVVTDDSALGMPEVSIGLTPDVGGSWLLSRAPRELGTYLALTARTASAADAIELGLADAFVPEERLTALVASLEELSADEAVAAVSAEPPRGARASGDLVSDASWIEPAFAHDAVGEILDALAATADSAAAATAALIRTKSPTAVAVTLESLRRARELPSLEACFNQELRLMAHALAHPDFREGVRAQVIDKDRTPHWDPASLDDVSASTVASFFGRTDGVAEPFPGAG, encoded by the coding sequence GTGACGGGTGAGGGCGACGTTCTCTTCGAGGTTCGGGGCCGGCTCGCGCACATCACGCTGAACCGCCCCCGCGCGATCAACGCGTTGACGCACCAGATGATCACGCAGATCGGTGCAGCGCTCGACGAGTGGGCGCTCGACGATGCCATCAGCACGGTTCTGCTCACCGGCAACGGCCCACGCGGACTGTGCGCGGGGGGCGACGTGACCCAGCTGCACCGCCACGTGGTGGCCGGTGACGTGGCACTCGCCGCCGAGTTCTTGCGTGACGAGTACTTGGTCAACAACCGAATCGCGAGCTACGCGAAACCGTTCGTCGCGATCATGAACGGCTTTGTGCTGGGGGGAGGTGTCGGTCTCTCTGCCCACGCCTCGCACAGGGTGGTGACCGACGACTCGGCGCTCGGCATGCCTGAGGTCAGCATCGGCCTCACGCCGGATGTCGGCGGCAGCTGGCTGCTCAGTCGCGCCCCCCGAGAGCTGGGCACCTACCTCGCGCTCACCGCACGCACGGCCTCGGCGGCTGACGCGATCGAGCTCGGCCTCGCCGACGCCTTCGTTCCGGAGGAGAGGCTGACCGCCCTCGTCGCCTCGCTCGAGGAGCTGTCGGCAGACGAGGCAGTGGCCGCCGTGTCTGCCGAGCCGCCGCGCGGCGCTCGCGCATCCGGTGATCTGGTGTCTGACGCGTCGTGGATCGAGCCGGCCTTCGCGCACGACGCCGTCGGCGAGATTCTGGATGCCCTGGCGGCGACGGCTGACTCGGCGGCGGCAGCGACCGCCGCACTCATCAGAACCAAGTCGCCCACCGCGGTGGCCGTCACCCTCGAGTCGCTGCGTCGTGCCCGCGAACTGCCCAGCCTCGAGGCCTGTTTCAACCAGGAGCTGCGGCTCATGGCGCACGCCCTGGCGCACCCCGACTTTCGCGAGGGAGTGCGCGCGCAGGTGATCGACAAGGATCGCACCCCGC